A stretch of DNA from Brevibacillus ruminantium:
GATGGGTGAGAACCGTTAACCCCGTCGTGAGCAGATCAAAGCGGAGACTGCTTGCAAATGCAAATCCCGCCTCATCCAATCCAGAAAACCCAACCCATTTGTAAACAGCTACCATGCCAAAAGCGAGCAGAAAGAAAATGGCCGCGATCCATAAAAATTTACGATTCCCTTGTGTTCGCGTCATCCGATACATACTAGTCCTCCGATTCTTCCATCAATTTTTGCAGGGCTCGGCTGAAGCGCACATCATCCGCTGTACTTCGAGCTGCCGGCCCCCTGGTTCTCCCGCCGCCCCTGCGAAAGCGGGCTTTTTCATTTCTCTCCTCCAAAAAAAACGATATTCTCTCCGACTCAAAGATCGTCCCATGCGGGGAGACTGCCTTCGCTCTTTTGGCTAAAATCAGTGCAGCCAGTCCGATATCCTGCGTCACTACGATATTACCTGCGGTTGCCGCATTGGCCAGCTTCATATCGACCGCCTGCGGTCCTGCGTCAACGGAAACATGATTCTCGCCTGTGAATTGATGATTGAAACTGGCGAACGTGATGCAAGACCAGCCTTTTTCCGCACATGTTCTTTTGGCAATAGCCAAAACCTGGCGTGGACAGGCGTCGGCATCAATCAATACGCGCTTCTCTTGCATGTGAACACCTCTCTTCGTACTTCCCCCTCTCCTGCTTTTTTGATACGATGGGGAGGAAAGGAGTGAGTGAGCCTTTGCGTTACCAATTTGTTTACAATGAGCGGATGGGAATCCAGCTTCCTGACCTTCCACTGGCTTGGGAAGAATATACCCCCACAGAACGAGCTGACATTTTGCTCGAGTGGGAAGAGATCCGTTCCACCATCCCAGATCGAATCATCAAACTGGAGGCCACCATCAATGAAAAGCAATCACAGTTGTCCGAAGAGGAGAATTTTCCCCGCTGCTGTGAGTTGAATTCAGAGATACATGAATTAGCCAGCATCATCAATGATCTTAATATATGGTTCCGCGTCCAGCAAGACTATGAAACCAAAACACATCAATAAGCCTAAACGCTGCCGATACAAAAAGAAACCGAACAGCCCCCTCACAATCGAGCTGTCCGGTTTCTTTGCTATTTTTGCAATACTCTATTGGCAATTCTTTTCTTACGGGCCATGCGCAGTGCCATCAGCCCTGTTACATGAGGAGCTGCCATGGAGGTTCCGTTCAAGGTACGGAAACCGTTACCCGGCCAGGTTGATTTGATATCCACACCTGGTGCCCTCATATTCATTCCCTTTCCTCGGGAGCTGAAATCTGCCAGCTTCCCGTTTTGGTCAATCGCCCCTACCCCGATTACTCCGGAATAGCGAGCCGGGTATTCCACTTCCCTGCCGTTATTTCCTGCCGAAGCAACCATGACGATCCCTTTGTTCGATACTTTTTTGATCATTCGTTCCAGTGCTTCGCTGTGCATCTCCATACCAAAGCTCATATTGATAATATCCATATCATTTTGAATCGACCAGTTCAGCGCTTGGATGATATCGGACAACGACGCCGTACCATCCTCTCGAAACGCTCTTACATCATAGAGATGAGCCTCGGGTGAGACACCGACAATCCCCGCATTGTTTATTTCCGCCACAATGATCCCTGCCACGTGCGTACCATGCCCATTTCGCCTTCCTCCCACCAAGTCCACCCCACCCTTGACCCGTTCCCTTAACTCGAAATGGTCACGGGAGATACCTGTATCGATGACGGCGATCCTCACTCCATTCCCCATTCCTCTTTTCCACATACGTTCGGCCCCGACGTACTGAACTCCCCATG
This window harbors:
- a CDS encoding DUF188 domain-containing protein encodes the protein MQEKRVLIDADACPRQVLAIAKRTCAEKGWSCITFASFNHQFTGENHVSVDAGPQAVDMKLANAATAGNIVVTQDIGLAALILAKRAKAVSPHGTIFESERISFFLEERNEKARFRRGGGRTRGPAARSTADDVRFSRALQKLMEESED
- a CDS encoding S8 family peptidase gives rise to the protein MKILSFHKRHSFPSILSELQKRMSSHMVNQPWSCYEDLSCLCVKKDTFERFRDEFLRYNPTIEENVTVRVHGTDEVPWGVQYVGAERMWKRGMGNGVRIAVIDTGISRDHFELRERVKGGVDLVGGRRNGHGTHVAGIIVAEINNAGIVGVSPEAHLYDVRAFREDGTASLSDIIQALNWSIQNDMDIINMSFGMEMHSEALERMIKKVSNKGIVMVASAGNNGREVEYPARYSGVIGVGAIDQNGKLADFSSRGKGMNMRAPGVDIKSTWPGNGFRTLNGTSMAAPHVTGLMALRMARKKRIANRVLQK